The following proteins are encoded in a genomic region of Halonatronomonas betaini:
- a CDS encoding FAD-dependent oxidoreductase — MSEIKITIDGQELLANPGQTVLEVAKEHKIDIPTLCHDNRVGINTSCFVCIVKDENTGNWLPSCSNPVQDGMNITASGHEVDDMRQTALNLLLSEHSGDCEAPCTIACPAHAKVEEYVRAGREGDHLLALDIIKQRIPLPISIGRVCPRFCEKDCRRNVKEDAVAINDFKRLAADLHYEEYMEDMKELKDEKVAIIGAGPAGLATAYFLRIEGIGSVLFDRMPEPGGMLRYGIPEYRLPKDLLDKELDHFNKMGGIEFKCNQELGKDIELSDLKEEYDAVVVAVGSWKSSSMRTEGEELAYDGIEYLEEIAHDGWKAKRDPGETLVVGGGNTAMDCVRTSLRLTDKKVSCLYRRTEKEMPAEQIEIDEAREEGCDFQFLTQPISLREKDNGRLVLECIKMELGEPDASGRRRPIPIEGSEFEIEADTVIAAIGQKTIAPEDVPTNQWGDVDVNENNCQADQSVFAAGDCVSGPATVVEAVAGGRRAALGIKAYLAGEEYNPEYQINVSRGYWQSLNEDELIYLKEPEQKERVEQSLIELSERISTFKEVSYTFTEEEIAQEGERCFECSCTAKTDCKLKEHSEEFGADPEHFKDNIKMDHSYNIEHPQIIMDPGKCIKCGICIKICNEVVNEYLLGFKNRGYETKIGTAFGEPLPVSCEECGECIEACPVGALDWKIKKLEEMN; from the coding sequence ATGTCTGAAATTAAAATAACTATTGATGGTCAGGAGTTATTAGCTAATCCAGGTCAGACAGTTTTGGAAGTAGCTAAAGAACATAAAATAGATATTCCAACATTATGTCATGATAATAGAGTTGGTATTAATACTTCCTGTTTCGTCTGTATTGTTAAAGATGAAAATACTGGTAACTGGTTGCCTTCATGTTCAAATCCTGTACAGGATGGCATGAATATTACTGCATCAGGTCATGAAGTAGATGATATGAGACAGACAGCCTTAAATTTATTATTATCTGAGCATAGTGGGGATTGTGAGGCTCCCTGTACTATAGCCTGTCCAGCTCATGCAAAAGTTGAAGAATATGTTAGAGCTGGAAGAGAAGGTGATCATTTGCTGGCTTTAGATATTATCAAGCAAAGGATACCTTTGCCGATTAGTATTGGCAGGGTCTGTCCTAGATTCTGTGAAAAGGATTGTAGAAGAAATGTCAAAGAAGATGCTGTAGCTATAAATGATTTTAAAAGGTTAGCTGCTGATCTTCATTATGAAGAATATATGGAAGATATGAAAGAGTTAAAAGATGAAAAAGTCGCTATAATTGGTGCAGGGCCTGCTGGTCTTGCAACAGCTTACTTTTTAAGAATTGAAGGGATAGGTTCAGTTTTATTTGATAGAATGCCTGAACCAGGTGGCATGTTAAGATATGGAATTCCAGAATATCGGCTACCTAAAGATTTACTTGACAAGGAACTAGATCATTTTAATAAAATGGGTGGAATTGAATTTAAATGCAATCAGGAGCTTGGTAAAGATATTGAATTATCTGATTTGAAAGAAGAATATGATGCAGTTGTAGTTGCTGTTGGCAGCTGGAAATCAAGCTCTATGAGAACTGAAGGTGAAGAGCTTGCTTATGATGGGATTGAATATCTTGAAGAGATTGCTCACGATGGCTGGAAAGCTAAGAGAGACCCAGGTGAAACCCTGGTTGTTGGTGGCGGAAATACAGCAATGGACTGTGTTCGTACATCACTCAGATTAACAGATAAAAAAGTCTCCTGTCTCTATAGAAGAACAGAAAAGGAGATGCCTGCTGAACAGATTGAAATTGATGAGGCAAGGGAAGAAGGTTGTGATTTTCAATTCTTAACTCAGCCAATTAGCTTAAGAGAAAAAGATAATGGCAGGTTAGTCTTAGAATGCATTAAAATGGAATTAGGTGAGCCTGATGCGTCTGGCAGGAGAAGACCTATTCCAATTGAAGGAAGTGAGTTTGAAATTGAAGCTGATACAGTTATAGCTGCTATTGGTCAGAAAACTATTGCACCAGAGGATGTTCCTACTAACCAATGGGGCGATGTTGATGTTAATGAAAATAACTGCCAGGCTGATCAGTCAGTTTTTGCTGCTGGAGATTGTGTTAGTGGACCAGCAACAGTTGTTGAAGCTGTTGCCGGTGGTAGAAGAGCAGCTTTAGGTATTAAAGCTTATTTAGCTGGTGAAGAGTATAACCCTGAATACCAGATTAATGTTTCTAGAGGTTACTGGCAGTCTTTAAATGAGGATGAGCTAATCTATCTTAAGGAACCTGAACAAAAGGAAAGAGTAGAACAGAGTTTAATAGAATTATCTGAAAGAATTTCAACTTTTAAAGAAGTTAGTTATACTTTTACTGAAGAAGAAATTGCCCAGGAAGGTGAGCGTTGTTTTGAATGTAGTTGTACAGCCAAGACGGATTGTAAATTAAAAGAGCATTCAGAAGAATTTGGAGCTGATCCTGAGCACTTTAAAGATAATATTAAAATGGATCATTCTTATAATATTGAACATCCACAAATAATCATGGACCCAGGTAAATGTATTAAATGTGGTATCTGTATTAAAATTTGTAATGAGGTTGTAAATGAATATTTATTAGGCTTTAAAAATAGAGGTTATGAAACTAAGATTGGAACAGCCTTTGGTGAACCATTACCGGTAAGTTGTGAAGAATGTGGTGAATGTATAGAAGCCTGCCCGGTAGGTGCGCTTGACTGGAAGATTAAAAAACTTGAGGAAATGAATTAG
- a CDS encoding TrmB family transcriptional regulator has protein sequence MANQKEKEILDRMAQLGFNKYEAKTYITLLEESGISAYEISKQSGVPQSKIYETVKGLVEEGIIIAQGSNPVHYSPLPLKEFISRYRKKLEENLSTLEDELTDIGQQPDIDYMWHFQGEQSCLDKAKEIIQDAEKSLLMEIWEEELEGIKDELIKAEARNVSITTVFYGESTELPGEVFYHRLEGLSKSATEEGRWLTVIADKQNCFFGSFGSEETEAIWTQNKAFMLMAKSFISHDIYISEINKELGEELDKKFGPNLSKLRRNF, from the coding sequence ATGGCTAATCAAAAAGAGAAAGAAATATTAGATAGGATGGCACAATTAGGTTTTAATAAATACGAGGCCAAAACATATATAACTTTGTTGGAAGAGAGTGGAATCAGTGCATATGAGATAAGTAAGCAATCTGGAGTACCACAATCAAAAATATATGAGACAGTTAAGGGTCTAGTTGAAGAAGGAATAATAATTGCTCAAGGCAGTAATCCAGTTCATTATTCTCCGTTGCCATTAAAAGAATTTATTAGCCGCTATAGGAAAAAATTAGAAGAAAATTTATCAACATTAGAAGATGAACTTACAGATATAGGACAGCAACCTGATATTGATTATATGTGGCATTTTCAGGGAGAGCAGAGCTGTCTGGATAAAGCTAAAGAAATAATTCAGGATGCAGAAAAAAGTTTACTTATGGAAATATGGGAAGAAGAATTAGAGGGAATAAAAGATGAATTAATTAAAGCAGAAGCTAGAAATGTTTCAATAACAACAGTTTTCTACGGTGAATCAACTGAACTTCCAGGTGAAGTTTTCTATCACAGGCTTGAGGGTCTGAGTAAATCTGCAACAGAGGAAGGTCGCTGGCTTACAGTTATTGCAGATAAACAGAATTGTTTTTTTGGTTCATTTGGCAGTGAAGAGACGGAAGCTATCTGGACTCAAAATAAGGCTTTTATGTTGATGGCAAAAAGCTTTATCAGTCATGATATTTATATTTCTGAAATTAATAAAGAACTTGGAGAAGAGTTAGATAAGAAATTTGGGCCTAATTTAAGTAAATTAAGAAGAAATTTTTAA
- a CDS encoding polyprenyl synthetase family protein, with protein sequence MVEIKSILEDEAKKVETLLENIFKNEEIVPALKESMEYSLLSGGKRVRPVLTLLTAKLLEGDERAASLSGAALELIHTYSLIHDDLPAMDDDDLRRGKPANHLVYGEGMAILAGDGLLTYAFKILAKLNLDPDRRCKLIELMADSAGPNGMVAGQVLDLQAEEEPVDLTGLKKIHRAKTGALFKAAVLAGVYCSDYTEEELNALEIYAEKLGLTFQITDDILDVIGNTKTLGKEVGKDLERGKSTYPGLIGLEKSKKEAEKAVNEGLEALNVFNEKADVLRDLLKFILERQY encoded by the coding sequence ATGGTTGAGATAAAAAGTATTCTTGAAGATGAAGCTAAAAAGGTTGAAACCCTTCTTGAAAATATCTTTAAGAATGAGGAAATTGTACCGGCCTTAAAGGAATCAATGGAATATTCATTATTATCGGGTGGTAAGAGAGTAAGACCTGTTTTGACTCTCTTGACTGCTAAATTATTAGAGGGTGATGAAAGGGCTGCAAGTTTGTCTGGTGCAGCCCTTGAATTAATTCATACTTATTCATTGATTCATGATGATCTGCCGGCAATGGATGATGATGATTTAAGGAGAGGAAAACCAGCAAATCATCTAGTATATGGTGAGGGAATGGCTATTTTAGCTGGTGATGGTTTGTTAACCTATGCTTTTAAAATATTAGCAAAATTAAATTTAGATCCTGATAGAAGATGTAAACTTATTGAGCTAATGGCTGATTCTGCAGGGCCTAATGGTATGGTTGCTGGCCAGGTTTTAGATTTACAGGCTGAAGAGGAACCTGTAGATTTAACAGGTTTAAAGAAAATTCACCGAGCAAAGACAGGTGCTTTATTTAAAGCAGCAGTTCTAGCTGGTGTTTATTGTAGTGATTATACAGAAGAAGAATTAAATGCCTTAGAGATTTATGCAGAAAAATTAGGCTTAACTTTTCAAATAACTGATGATATTCTTGATGTTATTGGAAACACAAAAACATTAGGTAAAGAAGTTGGGAAAGATCTCGAAAGAGGAAAATCAACTTACCCAGGTTTAATTGGCCTTGAAAAATCTAAAAAAGAAGCTGAAAAAGCTGTGAATGAAGGGCTTGAAGCTTTGAATGTTTTCAATGAAAAGGCTGATGTATTAAGGGATTTATTAAAGTTTATCTTAGAGCGGCAATATTAA
- a CDS encoding TlyA family RNA methyltransferase yields the protein MKNKERIDIVLTERGYFPSRNKAKRAIMAGEVKVDDEIVDKAGTQISLEAKIDVEEKDRYVGRGGHKLARAIDYFSIDPNGMKALDIGSSTGGFTDCLLQNGAKEVYAVDSGYNQLAWKLRQDDRVKVNEKTNFRLLKKEDLPADFDIVVCDVSFISLKLIIPVAKFFCKKDTKLVTLVKPQFEAGPENVGKGGVVKDTKVHKRVLIEVSKVIANEGFKLLDLTFSPITGASSGNIEYLLYAEYKSSNNLKIESQWHNLINKIINEADEKLRG from the coding sequence ATGAAAAACAAAGAAAGAATTGATATTGTTTTAACTGAAAGAGGCTATTTCCCAAGCCGAAATAAGGCTAAAAGAGCTATTATGGCTGGAGAGGTAAAAGTTGATGATGAAATTGTTGATAAAGCTGGAACTCAGATCTCTCTGGAGGCAAAAATAGATGTTGAGGAAAAGGATAGATATGTCGGCAGAGGTGGTCATAAATTAGCCAGGGCAATAGACTATTTTTCAATTGATCCTAATGGAATGAAGGCCCTTGATATAGGTTCTTCCACTGGTGGTTTTACTGATTGCTTGCTCCAAAATGGAGCGAAAGAGGTATATGCTGTTGATAGTGGGTATAATCAACTTGCCTGGAAGTTAAGGCAGGATGATAGAGTTAAAGTCAATGAAAAAACTAATTTCAGGCTATTAAAAAAGGAAGACTTGCCAGCTGATTTTGATATTGTTGTCTGTGATGTTTCCTTTATATCTTTAAAGTTGATTATTCCTGTAGCTAAATTTTTCTGCAAAAAAGACACAAAGCTTGTGACATTAGTGAAACCTCAGTTTGAAGCAGGCCCAGAAAATGTTGGTAAAGGTGGGGTTGTTAAAGATACGAAAGTCCATAAAAGAGTTTTAATAGAGGTTAGTAAGGTTATTGCTAATGAAGGATTTAAATTACTAGACTTAACTTTTTCTCCTATTACTGGAGCTAGTAGTGGTAACATAGAATACTTGTTATATGCAGAATATAAATCCAGTAATAACTTAAAAATTGAAAGTCAATGGCATAATTTAATTAATAAAATAATTAATGAAGCTGATGAAAAACTGAGGGGTTGA
- the spo0A gene encoding sporulation transcription factor Spo0A, with protein MFVEETTKIAIIDDNKHFCQLVEDHLSKNSKFTVAGKAHDGKEALNLINTIKPDILLLDLIMPHLDGLEVMKELQDFEHFFDMKIILLTAFGKESVTREAGNLGADYVVMKPFELERLTYRLEQLINPNPELNSFDIIEFKNDDSIGSNKESNENLDLDILITEIFHKLGVPSHIKGYLYLKTAVELVVDEVELLGAITKKLYPKIAESFNSKSSRVERAIRHAIDLTWEQGNKQMLDKFFSNVITSSRGKPTNSQFVAKVADIVRIEAKKRL; from the coding sequence ATGTTTGTGGAGGAAACTACAAAGATTGCGATAATTGATGATAATAAACATTTCTGTCAGTTAGTTGAAGATCATTTATCTAAAAACAGTAAATTTACTGTTGCCGGGAAAGCCCATGACGGGAAAGAAGCTCTTAATTTAATTAATACAATTAAACCTGATATATTGCTTCTGGATTTGATAATGCCTCATTTAGATGGTTTAGAAGTCATGAAAGAACTTCAGGACTTTGAACATTTTTTTGATATGAAAATAATCTTATTAACTGCTTTTGGAAAAGAGAGTGTTACCAGAGAAGCAGGAAATTTAGGTGCAGATTATGTAGTTATGAAACCGTTTGAATTGGAAAGATTAACTTATAGGTTGGAACAATTAATTAATCCCAATCCTGAATTAAATAGTTTTGACATTATAGAGTTTAAAAATGATGATTCAATTGGAAGTAACAAAGAAAGTAATGAAAATTTAGATCTTGATATATTAATTACAGAGATTTTTCATAAGCTTGGAGTACCTTCTCATATAAAAGGGTATTTGTATTTAAAAACAGCGGTTGAACTTGTAGTTGATGAGGTCGAACTATTAGGTGCCATTACAAAAAAGCTGTATCCTAAAATTGCAGAAAGCTTTAATTCTAAATCAAGTCGGGTTGAAAGAGCGATAAGGCATGCTATAGATCTTACCTGGGAACAGGGTAATAAACAAATGCTTGATAAATTTTTTAGCAATGTTATTACCAGTTCAAGAGGTAAACCGACTAATTCACAGTTTGTAGCCAAAGTTGCCGATATTGTTAGGATAGAAGCTAAGAAAAGGTTATAA
- the recN gene encoding DNA repair protein RecN produces the protein MLGDLQVKNFAIIEHLSLSFSEGLNILTGETGAGKSIIIGALEMLFGSRARTDIIKNGKEAAYIEASYFIDLPAKLKDILKKAGVELDPEMLLLSREIRRNGRNRCRINGQLVPLKLIKEVAEFLVDIHGQHEHQNLLQNSYHIELLDELLPGETKDKLLEIEDVYYQLKEILEEKERLNQQASERARRLDIIEYQLDEIETANLKAGELEEIESKLKRLENIEDISATIYKAIDSISGDQHNQKALLDQLGTISSNLSKIVEFDDDIKELSELADQSFYSLQELNFQLQDYHDQIDYNKNELSELRERLDIINTMRRKYGETISEILSYKNNLIEEREELESIEDKLSSLEIKENKLKAEYESLDKEISKARKQQAQWLENEMIKELKDLAMKDARFEVEFQKAGITPKGRDKVKFLISTNLGGELKELSKIASGGEISRIMLAFKSIIAGYDKVRTIIFDEIETGVGGETARQVAARLYSISTDRQVISISHLPQIASLADRHFYIYKETEDQITKTKIDRLSEIEREEEIARMISGDKKTETSLKHASELIEDAESIKASI, from the coding sequence ATGCTTGGTGATCTCCAGGTTAAAAACTTTGCCATTATTGAACATTTAAGTTTATCATTTTCTGAAGGTTTAAATATTCTAACAGGAGAAACTGGAGCAGGTAAATCAATAATTATTGGTGCACTAGAAATGCTTTTTGGTTCAAGGGCAAGAACCGATATTATAAAGAATGGTAAAGAGGCTGCTTATATAGAAGCCAGCTATTTTATTGATTTACCAGCTAAATTAAAAGATATCTTAAAAAAAGCTGGTGTTGAGTTAGATCCTGAAATGCTTTTATTATCAAGGGAAATTAGAAGAAATGGCCGAAATCGCTGCCGGATTAATGGTCAGTTAGTGCCTTTAAAATTAATTAAAGAAGTTGCTGAATTTCTTGTTGATATTCATGGTCAGCATGAACATCAGAACCTCTTGCAGAACTCATACCATATAGAACTTTTAGATGAGCTTTTACCTGGAGAAACCAAGGATAAATTATTAGAAATTGAAGATGTATATTATCAGTTAAAAGAGATTTTAGAAGAGAAAGAAAGGTTAAATCAACAGGCTAGCGAAAGGGCTCGAAGACTTGATATCATTGAATATCAACTAGACGAAATCGAAACAGCTAACTTAAAAGCAGGAGAATTAGAAGAAATTGAATCAAAGTTAAAGAGGCTTGAAAATATTGAAGATATCTCTGCAACTATTTATAAAGCAATAGATTCAATATCTGGAGATCAACATAATCAAAAAGCTTTATTAGATCAATTAGGAACAATTAGTAGTAATTTATCAAAGATAGTTGAATTTGATGATGATATCAAAGAATTATCTGAACTGGCAGATCAGAGTTTTTATTCTCTGCAGGAATTAAACTTTCAATTGCAGGATTATCATGATCAGATTGATTATAATAAGAATGAATTATCTGAATTAAGAGAGAGACTGGATATAATCAATACAATGCGCAGGAAATACGGTGAGACAATCTCTGAAATTTTAAGTTATAAAAATAATTTGATTGAAGAAAGAGAAGAGCTAGAAAGCATTGAAGATAAGCTTTCCAGCCTAGAAATAAAAGAGAATAAGTTAAAAGCAGAATATGAGAGTTTAGATAAAGAAATTTCAAAAGCTAGAAAGCAACAGGCTCAGTGGCTTGAAAATGAGATGATTAAAGAGTTAAAAGATCTTGCTATGAAAGATGCAAGATTTGAAGTTGAGTTTCAAAAAGCTGGAATAACCCCTAAAGGAAGGGATAAAGTAAAATTTTTAATATCAACTAATTTAGGTGGTGAGCTAAAGGAACTTTCCAAGATTGCATCAGGTGGAGAAATTTCTAGAATTATGCTAGCTTTTAAAAGTATAATTGCAGGATATGATAAAGTTAGAACAATTATATTTGATGAAATAGAAACTGGTGTAGGTGGAGAAACAGCCAGACAGGTTGCAGCTAGATTATATAGTATCTCAACAGATAGACAGGTAATTTCTATTTCTCATCTTCCTCAGATAGCTTCTTTAGCTGATCGTCATTTTTATATTTATAAAGAGACTGAAGACCAGATAACAAAAACAAAGATTGATAGATTAAGTGAAATTGAAAGAGAAGAGGAAATTGCCAGAATGATAAGTGGAGATAAAAAAACTGAGACTAGCCTAAAACATGCCAGTGAATTAATAGAAGATGCCGAATCTATTAAAGCATCAATTTAA
- a CDS encoding NAD(+)/NADH kinase: MILISTVGIFINIKKDEAIKMAEKLIDYLKKNEIDYLVESRSADCLNEKEKKANFKELREKVDFVALFGGDGTLLRAARHFAGSDIPLLGINIGSLGFMTVIEVEAVEKAIDLILKNEFEIENRMMITAEVYRDNCEVYNGFGLNDVVINRGANFNLIGVELFINNQFVSSFKGDGLIVSTPTGSTAYSLSAGGPIIHPGLEVLVITPISPHNLYIRPLVIGGNDEVLADLEVAGSNMKISIDGRCGFDLRNGDQVKIKKAPHDVTLVKFPERNFYRILREKMRIGMI, translated from the coding sequence TTGATTCTTATTTCGACAGTAGGAATTTTTATAAATATAAAAAAAGATGAAGCTATTAAAATGGCAGAAAAATTAATTGACTATCTCAAGAAAAATGAGATTGATTATTTAGTTGAAAGTCGTTCAGCAGATTGCCTTAATGAAAAAGAGAAAAAAGCTAATTTCAAAGAATTAAGAGAAAAAGTTGATTTTGTTGCATTGTTTGGAGGAGATGGAACTTTACTTAGAGCAGCCAGGCATTTTGCCGGTTCTGATATACCTTTATTAGGCATTAATATTGGCAGTCTTGGCTTTATGACTGTAATTGAAGTAGAGGCAGTTGAAAAAGCTATTGATCTAATTCTTAAAAATGAATTTGAGATAGAAAATAGAATGATGATAACTGCTGAGGTATACAGGGATAACTGTGAAGTTTATAATGGTTTTGGTCTTAATGATGTTGTTATTAATCGAGGTGCAAATTTTAATTTGATTGGCGTGGAATTATTTATTAATAATCAGTTTGTGAGCAGCTTTAAAGGTGATGGTTTAATTGTCTCGACGCCAACAGGCTCAACCGCATATTCATTATCTGCAGGAGGTCCAATTATTCATCCAGGTCTTGAAGTTTTGGTTATCACTCCAATAAGCCCTCATAATTTATATATCAGACCTTTAGTTATTGGTGGAAATGATGAAGTTCTTGCAGATTTAGAAGTTGCAGGTAGTAATATGAAAATATCAATTGATGGAAGGTGTGGCTTTGATTTACGTAATGGGGATCAGGTTAAGATAAAAAAGGCCCCCCATGATGTTACTCTGGTTAAATTTCCAGAACGAAATTTTTACAGAATCTTGAGAGAAAAAATGAGGATTGGCATGATATAA
- the argR gene encoding arginine repressor, with product MKNRRQLKILNIIKNRDVATQEELGLLLEEEGVNVTQATISRDIKRLGLIKVPDGDGEYKYAIRSNNSKGQVQGWLQKMFQDFVIDLDYSDNIIVLKTVQGTAGGLASAIDNSRWDDVLGTVAGDNTIFLVVKPKDKAEEVLDKFKKLLSD from the coding sequence ATGAAAAATAGAAGACAGTTAAAAATATTAAACATTATTAAAAATAGAGATGTTGCAACTCAGGAAGAATTAGGCTTATTATTGGAAGAAGAAGGTGTTAATGTAACTCAAGCAACTATATCTAGAGATATTAAAAGGCTGGGTTTAATTAAGGTTCCAGATGGAGATGGAGAATATAAGTATGCAATAAGATCCAATAACTCTAAAGGACAGGTTCAGGGCTGGTTACAGAAAATGTTTCAGGATTTTGTGATTGATTTAGATTATAGTGATAACATAATTGTATTAAAAACTGTACAGGGCACAGCAGGGGGTCTAGCATCAGCAATAGATAATTCTCGCTGGGATGATGTATTAGGTACTGTAGCAGGTGATAATACTATATTTTTAGTTGTAAAACCCAAGGACAAAGCAGAAGAGGTTTTAGACAAATTCAAAAAATTGCTTAGTGATTAG
- the dxs gene encoding 1-deoxy-D-xylulose-5-phosphate synthase, with protein sequence MEDLLNNINHPDDLNELTNEELTQLSDEIRDFLICTVSETGGHLASNLGVVELTIALHKHLNSPKDKIVWDVGHQSYTHKILTGRKDKMTSIRKRNGLSGYPKLKESEHDIIETGHSGTSISSALGLACARDHRGSSERIYSVIGDGAITGGMAFEALNHGGHLEKDFNIVLNDNDMSIAKNVGALSNYLAKLRTDPSLRKISGEMGDLLNSIPGIGSGMFKTMDKAKDSLKYLLVPGVLFEEMGYTYLGPVPGHDIEALIKIFEQADKINGPVVIHVNTIKGKGYYPAESCPSDYHGVGSFKIENGESEKTKTNITYSQVFGETVTRLAEEDMRVVGITAAMPAGTGLDLFQERFPERFYDVGIAEQHALTLSAGLARGGMRPIVALYSTFLQRGYDQLIHDLALQNLPVTIGIDRAGIVGSDGETHQGQFDLSYLRAVPNLTVMAPKDEQELVEMIKTGHKLDNPAAVRYPRGEGLGIDLDYSRSEIKVGKGELLLDGNKILVIAIGSMVHPSREAIEDLKDNKSKIGLYNARFVKPLPEEIIELAQKYDYIITVEENSLNGGFGSAVMELLADNKLQQKLIKRMGIPDKFVEHGGQNEMRDYYDLSIRGIKEFILNILEGK encoded by the coding sequence ATGGAAGATTTATTAAATAATATAAATCACCCAGATGATTTAAATGAGTTGACAAACGAAGAATTAACTCAGCTATCTGATGAAATAAGGGATTTTTTAATCTGTACTGTTTCTGAAACAGGTGGACATCTGGCTTCAAACTTAGGTGTTGTAGAGTTAACTATAGCACTCCATAAACATCTGAACAGCCCAAAAGATAAGATAGTCTGGGATGTTGGTCATCAGAGCTATACTCATAAAATATTAACCGGCCGAAAAGATAAAATGACTTCGATAAGAAAAAGAAATGGCTTAAGTGGTTATCCAAAATTAAAAGAAAGTGAACATGATATAATTGAAACTGGTCATAGTGGAACCTCTATATCATCTGCACTTGGCCTGGCCTGTGCTAGAGATCACCGAGGCAGTTCAGAAAGAATCTATTCTGTGATTGGTGATGGAGCAATTACTGGAGGTATGGCTTTTGAGGCTTTAAATCATGGGGGCCACTTAGAAAAAGATTTTAATATAGTTTTAAATGACAATGATATGTCTATTGCTAAAAATGTTGGCGCTTTATCTAATTATTTAGCTAAATTAAGAACTGATCCTTCTTTAAGAAAGATTTCTGGCGAAATGGGAGATTTATTAAATTCAATTCCAGGAATAGGTTCTGGGATGTTTAAAACTATGGATAAAGCTAAAGATAGCTTGAAATATTTGTTAGTTCCAGGGGTTTTATTTGAAGAAATGGGCTATACTTATTTAGGACCAGTGCCTGGGCACGATATTGAAGCTTTAATAAAAATATTTGAGCAGGCTGATAAGATTAATGGGCCTGTTGTTATCCATGTTAATACCATAAAAGGGAAAGGTTACTATCCCGCAGAGAGTTGCCCCAGTGATTATCATGGAGTTGGATCTTTTAAGATAGAAAATGGTGAGTCTGAAAAAACTAAAACAAATATAACTTATAGTCAGGTTTTTGGTGAAACAGTAACTAGATTAGCTGAAGAAGACATGAGAGTTGTTGGTATTACTGCAGCTATGCCTGCTGGAACTGGATTAGATTTATTTCAAGAAAGATTTCCTGAAAGGTTTTATGATGTAGGAATTGCAGAGCAGCATGCTCTTACGCTCTCGGCTGGTCTGGCTCGGGGAGGCATGAGACCTATTGTAGCTTTATATTCTACTTTCCTGCAAAGAGGCTATGATCAGTTAATACATGATTTAGCTTTACAGAACCTTCCAGTAACTATTGGAATTGATAGAGCAGGAATAGTAGGTAGTGATGGTGAAACTCATCAGGGGCAATTTGATTTAAGTTATCTTAGAGCTGTCCCAAATTTAACAGTAATGGCTCCAAAAGATGAGCAGGAATTAGTTGAAATGATTAAAACAGGTCATAAACTTGATAACCCTGCTGCAGTAAGATACCCCAGAGGAGAAGGCTTAGGAATTGATTTAGATTATTCCAGGTCTGAAATAAAGGTTGGTAAAGGTGAGCTTCTTTTAGATGGCAATAAAATTCTAGTTATTGCTATAGGTTCTATGGTGCACCCTTCCAGAGAGGCAATTGAAGATCTAAAAGATAACAAATCTAAAATTGGTCTTTATAATGCCAGATTTGTTAAACCTTTGCCTGAAGAAATTATTGAACTGGCTCAAAAATATGATTATATAATTACAGTTGAAGAAAATAGCCTCAATGGTGGTTTTGGATCTGCTGTAATGGAATTACTAGCTGATAATAAGCTTCAGCAGAAACTTATCAAAAGAATGGGAATTCCAGATAAGTTTGTAGAACATGGTGGCCAAAATGAGATGAGAGATTATTATGATTTAAGTATTAGAGGTATAAAAGAATTTATTCTTAATATTTTAGAGGGCAAATAA